The Elusimicrobiota bacterium nucleotide sequence GTATCCTGCAAGCGCTCCGGAATTTAGCGCTTCCTTAACGCCTTTTTCGCAAGGATTGATATATTCTCTCGGTATTGCCCCGCCGACAATTTCATTGACAAATTCAAAACCTTTGCCGGGCTCAAGAGGTTCAATTTTAAGCCACACATGTCCGTATTGCCCGCGGCCTCCGGTCTGCCTTATATATTTTCCTTCAGATTCAACCGGTTTTTGAATGGTTTCGCGATAAGCAACCTGAGGCCTGCCGACATTTGCTTGGACATTAAATTCTCTTTTCATCCTGTCAACAATGATTTCAAGATGGAGCTCGCCCATTCCCGCGATAATGGTTTGAGCGGTTTCTTCATCAGTTCTAACTTTAAATGTCGGATCTTCTTCAGCAAGACGGCCTAACGCAATTGCCAATTTTTCTTCGTCAGCTTTTGATTTTGGTTCAATCGCAACCGAAATAACCGGTTCAGGAAAATTTATTGCTTCTAAAATTATCGGTTTTTCTTCCGAGCACAAAGTATCGCCGGTAGAAGTATTTCTTAAGCCTACTGCGGCAGCTATATCGCCGGCTTCAACCGATTCAACTTCTTCGCGCGAGTTAGCATGCATTCTTAAAATTCTTGAAAGCCTTTCCCTGCCATTTTTATTTGCGTTGTAGACATAGGTCCCTTTGTCAAGTTTTCCTGAGTATACCCTGAAATATGTGAGTTTCCCGACATAAGGATCGGTTTGAATTTTAAAAGCTAAGGCTGAAAAAGGAGCGCTGGAATCCGCAGACCTTGTTTCCTCTTCGCTGGTATCAGGCTTAATACCTTTAATGGCAGGAACTTCTGTAGGAGAAGGCAAATAGTCGCAAACTGCATCCAAAAGAGGCTGAACACCCTTATTCTTAAATGAACTTCCGCATATGCATGGAACAATCTTGCAGGAAAGCGTTCCTTTCCGGATCGCTTTCTTAAGCTGTTCAATGGTGCACTCTTTCCCTTCAAGATAATTATGCATTACCTCATCAGAAAAATCAGACACTTTTTCTATCATGTGATCACGGTATTTTTTTGCCTGATCTTTCAGTTCTTCAGGGATATCCACTATGTCAAATTTAGCGCCGAGTTCTTCGCCATGCCATAGATGCGCTTTCATTTCAAGGAGATCAACAATGCCTTCAAACTTTTCTTCCTGTCCGATAGGAATTTGAATAGGT carries:
- the fusA gene encoding elongation factor G, which produces MKETKRYPLEKVRNIGIIAHIDAGKTTTTERILYYTGRLYKMGEVHEGTATMDWMEQERERGITITAAATYCSWRDCQFNIIDTPGHVDFTAEVERSLRVLDGAVVVFDSGNGVEPQSETVWRQAVRYGVPRLVFSNKMDKVGADFYMVVDQVREKLGTTPVPIQIPIGQEEKFEGIVDLLEMKAHLWHGEELGAKFDIVDIPEELKDQAKKYRDHMIEKVSDFSDEVMHNYLEGKECTIEQLKKAIRKGTLSCKIVPCICGSSFKNKGVQPLLDAVCDYLPSPTEVPAIKGIKPDTSEEETRSADSSAPFSALAFKIQTDPYVGKLTYFRVYSGKLDKGTYVYNANKNGRERLSRILRMHANSREEVESVEAGDIAAAVGLRNTSTGDTLCSEEKPIILEAINFPEPVISVAIEPKSKADEEKLAIALGRLAEEDPTFKVRTDEETAQTIIAGMGELHLEIIVDRMKREFNVQANVGRPQVAYRETIQKPVESEGKYIRQTGGRGQYGHVWLKIEPLEPGKGFEFVNEIVGGAIPREYINPCEKGVKEALNSGALAGYPLVDLKVTLFDGSFHEVDSSEMAFKIAASMALKDGAKHASPVILEPIMKIEVIVPEDYMGDVIGDLNSRRGKILNMESKNKLQYIHGQVPLAEMFGYSTTLRSLSQGRGNYNMEPSHYETVPKQISDKILEKIKA